Within Spinacia oleracea cultivar Varoflay chromosome 4, BTI_SOV_V1, whole genome shotgun sequence, the genomic segment TAATTTCCTCGGCATATTGTTTTTGTGACAAGAACATACCGTTGGCATCATGGGTGACAgcaatacccaagaagtagctTAAAGGACCCAAATCCTTTATAGCAAATTCAGATCCAAGGAGAGACATGATCGAAGTGCAGAGAGCATCAGACGAGGCTGTGAGaattatatcatcaacataaagcaAGATATAGGCAATGTCAGTTCACGGGAATATATAAACAGAGAGTGATCAGATCGACTGTGAGTGAAACCAATGGTGGTGACATGGTCTGCAAACCGTTGGTACCAAGCCCGTGGAGCTTGCTTGAGCCCGTATAGAGATTTCTTCAAGAGACAAACATAATCAGGATGTGTCGGGCTTTTAAAACCCATTGGTTGGTGCATGTAGACAGTTTCATGAAGGTGACCATGAAGAAAAGCATTTTTAATGTCCAGTTGATGAATGGGCCAAGACTTGGACAATGCAATGCTGAGAACAATTCTGATGGATGCCGGTTTAACAACCGGGCTAAAAGTTTCATCACAATCCACACCCACCTGTTGGGACCTGCCATCACCTACAAGACGGGCTTTATGCCTCTCAAAGGAACCATCAGATTTCTTTTTGTGCCGAAAAATCCACATAGAACGAATAAGATTTACATTAGCAGAACGGGGCACCAACTCCCACGTCTTATTAGCAATAAGAGCATCATATTCATCAATCATAGCGGCCTTCCAATTTGGGTCATTGATGGCCGTAACGGGATTTTTGGGTATAGGGGAAATGGACGGTGTTTGGGCAGTAGCAGTGTGAAGATTGAAAATGCTCTTGGGCTTATGGATCCCGTGTTGACTCCTGGTGGTCATTCTACTAGGCTGTTGGGCCTGCTGAAGGACAAGGGTTGGAATTGGGCTCACTGGGCCGTGGGTTGCAGGAGTTTCAGGGGAAGCAGGAACCGGATTGGCCTGGGCTTGCTGAGAACGGGACAAACCAGGAGGCAAAGGAGTAGAGTTGGGCCTGCTGCAGTGGCATTTGGGAAAGGTGAGTTGGGCTGGGTCGTAGCTGTAGGTTGGGCTACGGGAGTGGGGCGGACTGGCATTTGTGAGTTTAAAAAATGGAGAGTGTAGGGTGACAAACCATTGCTCATAAAATCATACGAGGTAGGAGAAGGAGTGTGTGTTTTAGCGAATGGAAATTGACTTTCGTCAAAAACAACATACCTCGAAATTATAATTTTCCGGTTTGATAAATCATAACACTTGTACCCTCTATGATTACTCGGATAACCCAAAAAGACACAAGGTGTGGATCGGGCTTGTAATTTGTTTATGGTGGTGGATGGGAATAGAGGGAAACATAAACACCCGAAAACCCGTAGGTGAGAGTAAGTGGGGTTTTTTTGATAGAGAATTTGTGTGGGGGATTTAAGTCCTAAGACTTTGGTAGGGAGGATATTAAGAAGGTAAGTGGCCATTTGAAGGGCATGGGGCCAATATGACGGTGGCATAGAGGCGTGGGCTAGGAGTGTACGAGCTATGTTGTTTATGGATTTAATTTTCCGTTCGGCTTTCTCGTTTTGTGGGGATGTGTGAGGACACGAGAATCGAAAAGTTAACCCATTAGCCGCACAAAATGATTTAAATGGCCCATTGTCAAATTCCCGCCCATTATCACATTGAATGGTTTTAATGTCACGCTCAAATTGAGTCCGAATAAGTGCcctaaaattcaaaaaaattgaGTAAACCTCAGATTTGTGCGAGATAGGGTATGTCCACAAGAAGTTACTAAAGTTATCAAGGAATAGGACATAATATCGATGACCATTTGAGCTTGGGACGGGGGATGTCCATAAGTCACTATGAATGATATCAAAAGGCATAGTAGTATACGAAAGAGAGTCATTAAATGGTAACTTAACAAGCTTTCCCAACGGACaagaattaaaaaaagaagACTTAGTCTTATTACATTGAATGAAACTACTACGACGAAGAGAATTGATAATATTGTCTCCCGGATGGCCAAGACGAGAATGCCAGAGATTTGGTGAAGCAGCAAAAAAAGAAGATGGTTGACTTGTCCTATTGGTGGAGGTGACTGGATAGAGATCACCGGTGCTCTCACATCTCATTAGGTGGTTCCCCGTCCGAAAATCCTTCACAGAAAACCCAAAGGGATCAAACTCAACAGAAACCATATTATCTGTAGTGAGTTTTCTAACAGAAATGAGGTTTTTGACTAAATGAGGGGCATGCAAGACGTTTTTAAGGGCTAAGGGAGGATGAGGCGGGGGGAGGGAAGCATGACCACAACCTTTAATTGGCATAATATTTCCATTACCAACAAGAATGCCCATATTATTGCTCAAATTGGAATAAGACGTTAGAGTACCTGAGTTCGCAGTCATGTGGGATGTTGCACCTGTGTCAAAGTACCAATTCGCATCCGGTTGTTGAAGGGAGAGAGTATGCATAGCAGCATCCAGGTTAGTAGGAGCATAGCCCATATTGGAAGGAGCTTGCATTGAGTAAGCATGTTGAGGACGAGCCCCCAGAATGCCTGCTGACTGCTTCGGAACTCGGGATTGCCAGGGAGCCGTAGGATAGGGACACGGTGGCAGTGCCCACTGAGGGTGTGGATAGGGAGTCCACTGTGGTGGAGGGTACTGCCACTCCTGGGGCTGCCATTGCTGTGGTGGCTACTGTTGGACCGGTTGTTGGCCACCAGAGTTTTGGCCGCCGCGGCCACCCTTACCGcggttgttgttattgttgtttttgCCCCTGTTGTTGTTATTACCTTTGCCATTATTTTTGCCACGATAATTCCCATTGTTATTGTGCCGCCCATGGGAGTGGTGGTTATTGTGgctcggtggtggtggtggagagtGAGAGGGGGCATCATCAACCGAAACAAGAGCTGAAGAGTCAGCGTCACGCTCATCCCTTTCATCATTGGTGGAGATTCCAAGTTTGAGACGGGAGCAGGCTTCGGAAAACTTGGGAAGCACTGACTTCTGTTGAATGGTGGTGACAAAGTGTTTATAAGAGGCCGGCAGACCTGCGAGCAGACGTAAAACCAACCTTGTGTCCGATACCGGTGCTCCAACATGACCCAACTGATCTGCAAGGGACTTGAGTCGAGTGTAATATTCGATTACGGACGTGAATTGggctgaggtggtggtggtgaactTGGTCTCTAGGTATGCATCCCGTGCATTCTGATTATCCAAGAAAATTTGTTCAACCCGTTTCCAGGCATCCGCAGCAACATCATCAAGAACGAGAATGGATTGAAGGATGTCATGG encodes:
- the LOC110796523 gene encoding uncharacterized protein, producing MADSTKFHSTLNVSNVKSLITITLDMETAQYHSWATLFKVQAKVHQWIYGTVSHDILQSILVLDDVAADAWKRVEQIFLDNQNARDAYLETKFTTTTSAQFTSVIEYYTRLKSLADQLGHVGAPVSDTRLVLRLLAGLPASYKHFVTTIQQKSVLPKFSEACSRLKLGISTNDERDERDADSSALVSVDDAPSHSPPPPPSHNNHHSHGRHNNNGNYRGKNNGKGNNNNRGKNNNNNNRGKGGRGGQNSGGQQPVQQ